The Streptomyces sp. NBC_00224 genome has a window encoding:
- a CDS encoding aminotransferase class IV family protein: MTSPYVEINGRPADAENLRIPALTGAYGHFTAMQVRGGRVRGLALHLARLDAATRELFGPGLDGERVRALVRQALKAAGTEDAATRVYVYGPDEDPAVMVTVRPPLDMSPEPQRLLSVPYERPVAHIKHLGGFGQAYFGRVAAREGRNEALLTGPGGEIAEGAITNIAFWDGSSVVWPDRAALLGTTMALIESRLPEYGTATVRRPVTLDDLGAYRAAFVTNSQGIAPVAGIDDTAFAVDAELMKTLWRLYAEVPWDTI; encoded by the coding sequence ATGACGTCTCCCTATGTCGAGATCAACGGCCGCCCCGCCGACGCCGAGAATCTGCGCATCCCCGCTCTGACCGGCGCGTACGGCCACTTCACCGCGATGCAGGTACGCGGCGGCCGGGTGCGCGGGCTCGCGCTGCACCTGGCGCGGCTCGACGCGGCGACCCGCGAGCTGTTCGGCCCCGGCCTCGACGGCGAGCGGGTCCGCGCGCTGGTCCGGCAGGCCCTGAAGGCGGCCGGCACCGAGGACGCGGCGACGCGCGTCTATGTGTACGGGCCGGACGAGGACCCGGCCGTGATGGTGACCGTACGGCCGCCGCTGGACATGTCGCCGGAGCCGCAGCGCCTGCTCTCCGTGCCGTACGAGCGGCCGGTCGCCCACATCAAGCACCTCGGCGGCTTCGGCCAGGCCTACTTCGGCCGGGTCGCCGCCCGCGAGGGCCGTAACGAGGCGCTCCTGACCGGTCCCGGCGGGGAGATCGCCGAGGGGGCGATCACCAACATCGCGTTCTGGGACGGGAGTTCGGTGGTCTGGCCGGACCGTGCGGCGCTGCTCGGCACGACCATGGCGCTGATCGAGTCACGGCTGCCGGAGTACGGCACGGCCACGGTCCGGCGCCCGGTCACGCTGGACGATCTCGGCGCGTACCGGGCGGCCTTCGTCACCAACTCGCAGGGCATCGCACCGGTGGCCGGGATCGACGACACCGCGTTCGCCGTGGACGCGGAACTGATGAAGACGCTCTGGCGGCTGTACGCGGAGGTGCCCTGGGACACGATCTGA
- a CDS encoding class F sortase, translating to MSARSAQSLRDAQAARRRNGWLVCIAVCVGVWLLRQGMETTEPPQPSRTESFTGAASGTPAPAGGTGSPHARVGEARTGGALAGAALPPSEPVRIRIPAIRVDAPVMRLGLARDGSLDVPPPGSSGSAGWYKDGTPPGADGTAVMAGHVDDARGPAVFYALGALKKGSRIEVARADRRTALFTVDAVEVYPNDAFPDRRVYGPAGRPELRVITCGGGFNEKSGYRGNVVVFAHLTGT from the coding sequence TTGTCGGCGCGGTCGGCCCAGTCGCTGCGGGACGCCCAGGCCGCCCGGCGCCGCAACGGCTGGCTGGTCTGCATCGCCGTGTGCGTCGGGGTCTGGCTGCTGCGGCAGGGCATGGAGACGACCGAGCCGCCGCAGCCGTCGCGAACGGAGTCGTTCACGGGCGCGGCGAGCGGCACCCCCGCCCCGGCGGGCGGCACCGGCTCGCCCCACGCGCGCGTGGGTGAAGCCCGCACGGGCGGCGCCCTCGCGGGAGCGGCCCTGCCGCCCTCCGAGCCCGTACGCATCCGGATCCCGGCGATCCGGGTGGACGCGCCGGTGATGCGGCTCGGCCTGGCCCGGGACGGCAGCCTGGACGTGCCGCCGCCCGGCAGCAGCGGGTCCGCCGGGTGGTACAAGGACGGCACCCCGCCGGGGGCCGACGGCACGGCCGTGATGGCCGGGCACGTCGACGACGCGCGCGGGCCCGCCGTCTTCTACGCGCTGGGCGCGCTGAAGAAGGGCAGCCGGATCGAGGTGGCCCGCGCGGACCGGCGTACGGCGCTCTTCACCGTCGACGCGGTCGAGGTGTATCCGAACGACGCCTTCCCCGACCGGCGTGTGTACGGCCCGGCCGGGCGCCCCGAGCTGCGCGTGATCACCTGCGGCGGCGGCTTCAACGAGAAGTCGGGCTACCGGGGGAACGTGGTGGTCTTCGCCCATCTGACCGGCACGTAA
- the nirD gene encoding nitrite reductase small subunit NirD, whose product MNNATISDSSIRLLLDDGWFEVCERARLIPGRGVAALLPDGRQAAVFTDRTGRAYAIDNRDPFTGAYVMSRGLLGTAQGRAFVASPLLKQRFDLETGQCLDDDEVSLQVYLTDHSI is encoded by the coding sequence ATGAACAACGCGACGATCAGCGACAGCAGCATCCGACTCCTTCTGGACGACGGCTGGTTCGAGGTCTGCGAGCGCGCGCGGCTCATCCCGGGCCGGGGGGTCGCCGCGCTGCTGCCCGACGGGCGCCAGGCGGCGGTCTTCACCGACCGCACCGGACGCGCGTACGCGATCGACAACCGCGACCCGTTCACCGGCGCGTACGTCATGTCGCGCGGGCTGCTCGGGACGGCTCAGGGCCGGGCCTTCGTCGCTTCCCCGCTGCTCAAGCAGCGCTTCGATCTGGAGACGGGCCAGTGCCTGGACGACGACGAGGTCTCCCTCCAGGTGTACTTGACCGATCATTCCATATAG
- the nirB gene encoding nitrite reductase large subunit NirB, producing the protein MTTPAPSAAARTIVVVGHGMVGQRFLEALAEKGVTDHTRVVVLGEEPRPAYDRVHLTSYFTGTTPDELSMVEDGFIEKYGIELHLGDPAQSVDRAARTVTARSGSVFAYDVLVLATGSYPFVPPVPGKDLAGCFVYRTIEDLLAIEEYARTATTGAVVGGGLLGLEAAGALQGLGLATHIVEFAPRLMPAQVDAGGGAALLRTIENMGLSVHTGVGTQEVTGERAVDGMLLSDGSRLDTDLVVFSAGVRPRDQLARDCGLTVGERGGIVVDEQCRTSDPAVYAIGECALACDGKVYGLVAPGYEMAVAVADTLASGEERPEKSFTGADMSTKLKLLGVDVASFGDAHGTAEGSLDVVYTDARSGIYKKLVVSPDGTLLGGVLVGDAEMYGTLRPLTGHIPPIPAEQLVLPPGLGAPVALGPEALPDDAVICSCHNVTKGAITPLGSLPEVKKCTRAGTGCGSCLKTIEKLLPKTGDGGLCDCFAHTRQELYEIALALRVGSYQQLLDEHGRPAARGGDGCEICKPAVASILASLGNGHILDGEQAALQDTNDHFLANIQRNGSYSIVPRIPGGEITPEKLIVIGEVARDYGLYTKITGGQRIDLFGARVDQLPVIWARLVAAGFESGHAYGKSLRTVKSCVGQTWCRYGVQDSVKMAIELELRYRGLRSPHKLKSAVSGCARECAEAQSKDFGVIATANGWNLYVGGNGGATPRHADLLAQDLTDEGLVRLIDRFLMFYIRTADRLERTSVWLERIEGGLKHVKDVVVDDSLGICDELEALMATHVSAYRDEWAETVEDPERLARFVSFVNAPGTPDPTVRFVPERGQIKPELPVLTLEVAAR; encoded by the coding sequence ATGACCACACCCGCACCCTCGGCCGCAGCCCGCACGATCGTCGTGGTCGGCCACGGCATGGTCGGCCAGCGATTCCTGGAGGCCCTGGCCGAGAAGGGGGTCACCGACCACACCCGCGTGGTGGTGCTCGGTGAGGAGCCCCGCCCCGCCTACGACCGGGTCCACCTCACCTCGTACTTCACCGGCACCACACCCGACGAACTCTCCATGGTGGAGGACGGGTTCATCGAGAAGTACGGCATCGAGCTGCACCTCGGCGACCCCGCACAGAGCGTGGACCGGGCCGCCCGCACGGTCACCGCGCGCTCCGGGAGCGTCTTCGCGTACGACGTCCTGGTGCTCGCCACCGGCTCGTACCCCTTCGTGCCGCCGGTGCCCGGCAAGGACCTGGCGGGCTGTTTCGTCTACCGGACCATCGAGGACCTGCTCGCCATCGAGGAGTACGCCCGCACGGCGACCACCGGCGCGGTGGTCGGCGGCGGGCTGCTCGGCCTGGAGGCGGCGGGCGCGCTCCAGGGGCTTGGACTGGCCACGCACATCGTGGAGTTCGCGCCGCGGCTGATGCCCGCCCAGGTCGACGCCGGCGGCGGCGCGGCCCTCCTGCGCACCATCGAGAACATGGGTCTGTCGGTCCACACCGGCGTCGGCACCCAGGAGGTCACCGGTGAGCGGGCCGTGGACGGCATGCTCCTGTCCGACGGCTCCCGCCTCGACACCGACCTCGTCGTCTTCTCGGCCGGGGTACGCCCGCGCGACCAGCTGGCCCGCGACTGCGGTCTGACGGTGGGCGAGCGCGGCGGCATCGTGGTCGACGAGCAGTGCCGCACCTCCGACCCGGCCGTCTACGCGATCGGCGAGTGCGCGCTGGCCTGCGACGGAAAGGTGTACGGCCTGGTCGCGCCCGGATACGAGATGGCGGTCGCGGTCGCCGACACCCTCGCGAGCGGCGAGGAGCGGCCGGAGAAGTCCTTCACCGGCGCCGACATGTCCACCAAGCTGAAGCTGCTCGGCGTGGACGTCGCCTCCTTCGGGGACGCGCACGGCACCGCCGAGGGCAGCCTCGACGTCGTCTACACGGACGCGCGCTCGGGCATCTACAAGAAGCTGGTCGTCTCCCCCGACGGCACCCTGCTCGGCGGGGTCCTGGTGGGGGACGCCGAGATGTACGGCACGCTGCGCCCGCTCACCGGCCACATCCCGCCGATCCCGGCCGAGCAGCTGGTGCTGCCCCCCGGCCTCGGCGCACCCGTCGCGCTCGGCCCCGAGGCGCTGCCCGACGACGCGGTGATCTGCTCCTGCCACAACGTCACCAAGGGCGCGATCACCCCGCTCGGCTCGCTGCCCGAGGTCAAGAAGTGCACCAGGGCCGGTACGGGCTGCGGCAGTTGCCTCAAGACCATCGAGAAGCTGCTGCCGAAGACCGGCGACGGCGGTCTGTGCGACTGCTTCGCCCACACCCGCCAGGAGCTGTACGAGATCGCGCTCGCGCTGCGCGTCGGCTCGTACCAGCAGCTCCTGGACGAGCACGGGCGCCCGGCCGCGCGCGGCGGCGACGGCTGCGAGATCTGCAAGCCCGCCGTCGCCTCCATCCTGGCGAGCCTCGGCAACGGCCACATCCTCGACGGCGAGCAGGCCGCGCTCCAGGACACCAACGACCACTTCCTCGCCAACATCCAGCGCAACGGCTCGTACTCGATCGTGCCGCGCATCCCCGGCGGCGAGATCACCCCCGAGAAGCTGATCGTCATCGGCGAGGTGGCCCGCGACTACGGCCTCTACACGAAGATCACCGGCGGCCAGCGCATCGACCTCTTCGGCGCGCGGGTCGACCAGCTCCCGGTGATCTGGGCGCGCCTGGTGGCCGCCGGGTTCGAGTCGGGCCACGCGTACGGCAAGTCGCTGCGCACGGTGAAGTCCTGCGTGGGGCAGACCTGGTGCCGCTACGGGGTGCAGGACTCGGTCAAGATGGCGATCGAACTGGAGCTGCGCTACCGGGGTCTGCGCTCCCCGCACAAGCTGAAGTCGGCGGTCTCGGGGTGCGCCCGCGAGTGCGCGGAGGCCCAGTCCAAGGACTTCGGCGTGATCGCCACGGCCAACGGCTGGAACCTGTACGTGGGCGGCAACGGCGGCGCGACCCCGCGCCACGCGGATCTGCTGGCCCAGGACCTCACCGACGAGGGACTCGTCCGTCTGATCGACAGGTTCCTCATGTTCTACATCCGCACCGCCGACCGCCTGGAGCGCACCTCGGTGTGGCTGGAGCGGATCGAGGGCGGCCTCAAGCACGTCAAGGACGTGGTGGTCGACGACTCGCTCGGCATCTGCGACGAGCTGGAGGCGCTGATGGCCACCCATGTCTCCGCGTACCGCGACGAGTGGGCCGAGACGGTCGAGGACCCCGAGCGCCTCGCCCGGTTCGTCTCCTTCGTCAACGCGCCCGGCACGCCCGACCCCACGGTCCGGTTCGTGCCGGAGCGCGGCCAGATCAAGCCCGAACTGCCCGTCCTGACCCTGGAGGTGGCCGCACGATGA
- a CDS encoding TetR/AcrR family transcriptional regulator, with the protein MARTKEFDPDAALQSAIELFWQRGYEATSMADLVEHLGIGRASIYATFGNKHELYLKALDRYGETHSAILLRELSAPGPALPAVRAVVRRFAAESTAPETRLNGCFATNTAAEVGPHDAAAARRVEQAWERLETLLHSALVRAGAQGELPPERDPRSLARLFLVLMQGMRVMGKASDDPARVREAAEAALALLD; encoded by the coding sequence GTGGCCAGGACCAAGGAATTCGATCCGGACGCCGCGCTCCAGTCGGCCATAGAACTGTTCTGGCAGCGCGGCTACGAGGCGACGTCGATGGCGGACCTCGTCGAGCACCTCGGCATCGGCCGCGCCAGCATCTACGCGACCTTCGGCAACAAGCACGAGCTCTATCTGAAGGCGCTCGACCGGTACGGCGAGACGCACAGCGCGATCCTGCTCCGCGAGCTGTCGGCGCCGGGCCCCGCACTGCCCGCCGTACGGGCCGTCGTCCGCCGCTTCGCCGCCGAGTCGACTGCCCCGGAAACCCGCCTGAACGGCTGTTTCGCCACCAACACCGCCGCCGAGGTGGGCCCGCACGACGCCGCCGCGGCCCGTCGGGTCGAGCAGGCCTGGGAGCGGCTGGAGACGCTGCTGCACTCCGCGCTCGTACGGGCCGGGGCCCAGGGCGAGCTGCCGCCCGAGCGCGATCCGCGCTCGCTGGCCCGGCTGTTCCTGGTGCTCATGCAGGGCATGCGGGTGATGGGCAAGGCCTCCGACGACCCGGCGAGGGTACGGGAGGCGGCCGAGGCCGCGCTGGCACTGCTGGACTGA